A window of the Brassica napus cultivar Da-Ae chromosome C5, Da-Ae, whole genome shotgun sequence genome harbors these coding sequences:
- the LOC106394576 gene encoding dof zinc finger protein DOF3.1 — protein MQDPSAYYNSMMATQQQQQPQQFPEQEQLKCPRCDSPNTKFCYYNNYNLSQPRHFCKSCRRYWTKGGALRNVPVGGGSRKNAKRSTSASSPPNTHKKKTKHPDPDTDPIRMLYGLPIGDQDVKGMEMGGGGSFSSLLASNMQLGLGGIILDGSGWDPGMGLKRSEAGDEGGGNPWTDLSRNRVEKN, from the coding sequence ATGCAGGATCCATCAGCTTATTACAACTCGATGATGGcgacacaacaacaacaacaaccacagCAGTTTCCAGAGCAAGAACAGCTAAAGTGTCCTCGATGTGACTCACCGAACACAAAATTCTGTTACTACAACAACTACAACCTGTCACAGCCCCgtcacttttgcaaaagctGCCGTCGTTACTGGACCAAAGGCGGGGCTCTCCGCAACGTTCCCGTCGGCGGCGGTTCTCGCAAGAACGCTAAACGATCAACCTCTGCGTCTTCTCCTCCCAACACACACAAGAAGAAGACCAAACACCCGGACCCGGATACGGATCCGATCCGGATGCTGTACGGGTTACCGATCGGAGACCAAGACGTGAAAGGTATGGAGATGGGTGGTGGTGGGAGTTTTAGCTCGCTTTTGGCGTCGAATATGCAGTTGGGTCTTGGTGGGATCATCCTAGACGGGTCGGGCTGGGATCCGGGTATGGGACTAAAGAGGAGTGAAGCGGGTGACGAAGGTGGTGGTAACCCGTGGACCGATCTTTCTAGGAACAGAGTGGAGAAAAACTGA